In Methanobacterium paludis, the following proteins share a genomic window:
- a CDS encoding PRC-barrel domain-containing protein, whose product MVDLSSLYDLDVYTTRGKYIGRIQDVVLNIKKGRVSTLKTIAMKPDNKKSVGIKDVIKTSIRIVPEGDEIRPLKEEGTIDIAYDRVQAVGDILLISPELVETQVTPQQ is encoded by the coding sequence ATGGTAGATTTATCAAGCCTATACGATTTGGATGTGTACACAACACGCGGTAAATATATTGGAAGGATCCAGGACGTTGTATTAAACATAAAAAAAGGTAGGGTCTCAACTTTAAAGACCATAGCTATGAAACCTGACAACAAAAAAAGCGTTGGAATTAAAGACGTTATAAAAACAAGCATACGAATAGTACCCGAGGGAGATGAGATTAGACCCCTCAAAGAGGAAGGTACAATAGATATAGCATATGATCGGGTACAAGCTGTAGGGGATATTCTTTTGATAAGCCCTGAACTAGTGGAAACCCAAGTAACCCCACAACAATAG
- a CDS encoding tRNA-binding protein, whose product MWDTSKDYRLRVAEKSVELFIRTAGGANLKGIWNKKKCMTAAREMIPEIQALYYSYLEPEDLAKSPQIMDLKEKIRDITEALGGEGWQGEFLKLVHKEEKEKLKESISKIKFSLNTISSVDKRLLLGAVDDPVVGIDIRKGEVVSIGKHPHADKLIVCNVNIGDRAATVVTNDMTVKEGNNVGVSLLPPTTFMGVTSEGMFLGVDNSVLKNVEGELGELPHGFPLEALKKTRSLVEEFLK is encoded by the coding sequence ATGTGGGATACGAGTAAAGATTACAGACTGCGAGTTGCGGAAAAATCAGTAGAATTATTCATAAGAACAGCTGGAGGGGCAAATTTAAAGGGTATATGGAATAAAAAAAAATGTATGACTGCTGCAAGGGAAATGATCCCTGAAATACAGGCTCTTTACTATTCCTACTTGGAACCGGAGGATCTGGCCAAATCTCCACAGATAATGGATTTGAAGGAGAAAATTAGGGATATAACCGAAGCCCTTGGTGGTGAGGGATGGCAAGGCGAGTTTCTAAAGCTTGTGCACAAAGAAGAGAAGGAAAAGCTTAAAGAATCCATATCAAAGATTAAATTTTCCTTAAACACAATTTCCAGTGTAGATAAAAGACTCTTACTTGGGGCAGTAGATGACCCTGTTGTGGGAATTGACATCCGGAAAGGTGAAGTTGTAAGTATTGGAAAACATCCACATGCAGATAAACTCATTGTTTGCAACGTGAATATCGGAGATCGGGCTGCAACAGTTGTAACCAATGATATGACAGTTAAAGAGGGCAACAATGTAGGAGTGTCACTTCTGCCTCCAACAACATTTATGGGGGTCACAAGTGAGGGAATGTTCCTTGGAGTTGACAACAGTGTCTTGAAGAATGTTGAAGGTGAATTAGGGGAACTTCCACACGGATTTCCACTTGAAGCCCTTAAAAAAACCCGCAGCTTAGTTGAAGAATTTTTAAAATAG
- a CDS encoding aspartate dehydrogenase: protein MKVGILGCGAIANIITNFAAEGKLGVDLNFFYDRDIERAENLASQVDGTVLLSIEDMLDKVDLVIEAASPQAVREVVPTVIGAGVDMIVMSVGALLDNELRERLDKLAKENNAKIYAPSGAIVGIDGIKAASIGKIQSASLVTRKPPRSLGISTDEEKILYEGKAGDAVLKFPMNINVAATLSLACGMEVDVKIIADPAVDRNMHEVHVIGEFGEFKTITENLRCSMNPKTSVLAAYSAIKLLKSLNETIHIGT, encoded by the coding sequence ATGAAAGTCGGAATATTAGGATGTGGCGCCATAGCTAACATAATCACTAATTTTGCAGCTGAAGGAAAGCTTGGCGTCGATCTAAATTTTTTTTACGATAGAGATATTGAAAGGGCTGAAAACCTGGCATCACAGGTTGATGGAACTGTTTTGTTGAGTATAGAGGACATGCTGGACAAGGTGGACCTCGTAATAGAGGCAGCATCACCCCAGGCTGTCAGGGAAGTTGTTCCAACCGTCATCGGTGCTGGTGTGGATATGATTGTCATGAGCGTTGGAGCTCTTCTGGACAATGAACTAAGGGAACGCCTTGATAAACTTGCAAAAGAGAACAATGCAAAGATATACGCACCTTCAGGAGCAATTGTAGGTATTGACGGTATCAAAGCAGCATCCATCGGTAAAATACAAAGCGCAAGTCTTGTAACAAGAAAACCTCCAAGATCCCTTGGAATTTCAACGGATGAGGAAAAGATCCTCTACGAGGGAAAGGCAGGAGATGCAGTTTTAAAGTTCCCAATGAACATAAACGTTGCAGCAACCTTAAGTTTGGCCTGTGGAATGGAAGTTGATGTTAAAATAATAGCAGACCCTGCAGTTGACCGAAACATGCACGAAGTCCATGTAATAGGAGAATTCGGAGAATTTAAAACCATCACAGAAAACTTACGGTGTTCAATGAACCCTAAAACAAGTGTTCTTGCAGCTTATTCTGCCATTAAACTCCTTAAAAGTTTAAATGAAACTATACACATAGGTACATGA
- a CDS encoding tRNA(His) guanylyltransferase Thg1 family protein, with protein MKQCEIFSTLKVPCGSKIVLRIDGRKFSRLSSDLEFKKPYDINFIKTMVDSCLEFSREFSPSFVYTFSDEINILLSEIPFAGRIEKLNSVFPSFISSSFFKNLKSIKETDGVTKRINMKPVSFDSRVIPLSEDGVVEYFKNRQDEAWRNCLNGYAYWTLRKEHDKKEAVDILDKKKSSQLHDIIFDKGTNIAEVPAWQRRGVGLYRKKVQVEGFNPISNKKVLSERLRLFVDWNVPIFDEDFFRDNNIL; from the coding sequence ATGAAGCAATGCGAAATATTTTCCACTTTAAAGGTTCCCTGCGGGTCAAAGATCGTTTTAAGGATTGATGGAAGGAAATTTTCAAGGTTATCCAGTGATCTGGAGTTCAAAAAACCCTATGACATTAATTTCATTAAAACAATGGTTGATTCCTGCTTAGAATTTTCAAGAGAATTCAGCCCTTCCTTTGTATACACGTTCTCAGATGAGATCAATATATTGCTCTCGGAAATACCATTTGCAGGTAGAATTGAGAAGTTGAACTCTGTTTTTCCAAGTTTTATTTCAAGTTCATTTTTTAAGAATCTTAAATCCATTAAGGAGACAGATGGAGTTACTAAAAGGATAAATATGAAACCTGTTTCCTTTGATTCCAGGGTGATCCCTCTCTCTGAAGATGGTGTTGTGGAATACTTCAAGAATCGCCAGGATGAAGCCTGGAGAAACTGCCTGAACGGATACGCTTATTGGACACTCAGAAAAGAGCATGATAAAAAAGAAGCAGTTGATATATTGGATAAAAAGAAAAGTAGCCAGTTACATGACATAATATTTGATAAAGGCACCAACATAGCAGAGGTACCAGCATGGCAGAGGCGTGGTGTTGGACTCTACAGAAAAAAGGTCCAAGTTGAAGGATTCAACCCAATATCCAATAAAAAAGTTTTATCTGAGCGTTTGAGGCTTTTTGTTGACTGGAATGTTCCAATCTTTGATGAAGACTTTTTCAGGGATAATAACATTTTGTAG